Proteins encoded within one genomic window of Leptolyngbya sp. SIO1E4:
- a CDS encoding DNA repair protein: MGFPVPGDAIEQNLDLNRYLIHNPASTFFMRVEGNLQTNAEVQPGDLLVVDRSLVAKNQSLVVAVIAGQLTVLRICKHQDKWIPADRDGAATTAPDLDIWGVVTTLIRKR, translated from the coding sequence ATGGGCTTTCCTGTTCCTGGTGATGCCATTGAGCAAAATCTAGACCTTAACCGGTATCTGATTCATAATCCTGCCTCGACGTTTTTCATGCGGGTTGAGGGCAATCTGCAGACTAACGCAGAGGTACAGCCCGGGGATCTGCTGGTGGTCGATCGCTCCTTAGTTGCCAAAAATCAGTCTCTTGTGGTTGCGGTGATTGCTGGACAACTCACCGTGTTGCGAATTTGTAAACACCAGGACAAATGGATTCCTGCTGATCGGGATGGAGCTGCGACGACTGCCCCTGATCTGGATATTTGGGGCGTGGTGACTACCCTCATTCGCAAGAGATAA
- a CDS encoding Y-family DNA polymerase, which produces MFALVDCNSFFASCEKVFRPELEGQPVVVLSNNDGCVVARSPEAKKWVPMQATLFSIQDLIQQGEIHVFSSNPTLYKDMSRRVIETLQNFSPDVEQYSIDEAFLGLHGFNQKNLTAYGQQIQVTVKQWTGIPVSVGIARTKTLAKLAAYIAKRIPETGGVLDLQTLEGVDSVLADIDVGEVWGIGRNLHAKLQAIGITNVLQLKNADQDQIKSHLGILGLRTVLELRGIACFPMEPVATPKTMRIVSRSFGRLVSELSDIKEAVATYTTRCAEKLRADGLLASHFTVTLRTRYYRKEASYAAARSIKLDPPTHDTAVLIREALQLAEAAFLPGYHYLKAKVMATELVPASEVQGSLFVSPQETEKRDRLMQTMDHLNRTLKPDAVKFGAMGFNPTWKMRSQYFSQRYTTHWEEMPTVKIWSQQPPPDLISS; this is translated from the coding sequence ATGTTTGCCCTGGTAGACTGCAACAGCTTCTTTGCTTCCTGTGAAAAGGTCTTCCGACCAGAGTTGGAGGGCCAGCCCGTTGTGGTGCTCTCTAATAACGATGGCTGCGTGGTGGCCCGCTCCCCTGAGGCTAAAAAGTGGGTGCCGATGCAAGCCACCTTATTTTCGATCCAAGATCTGATACAGCAGGGAGAGATCCATGTGTTCTCATCCAACCCTACCCTTTACAAAGACATGTCTCGTCGCGTCATTGAGACGCTCCAAAACTTCAGTCCAGATGTAGAACAATACTCGATTGATGAAGCCTTTTTAGGGCTCCATGGCTTTAATCAAAAGAACCTCACCGCTTATGGTCAGCAGATTCAGGTCACGGTCAAGCAGTGGACAGGGATTCCGGTTTCAGTGGGGATTGCCCGCACCAAAACCCTGGCGAAGTTGGCTGCCTACATTGCCAAACGCATTCCTGAGACAGGCGGTGTTCTCGATCTGCAAACGCTGGAGGGTGTTGATTCGGTTTTGGCTGACATTGACGTGGGGGAAGTGTGGGGCATTGGGCGCAATCTGCATGCCAAACTGCAGGCGATCGGCATTACCAATGTGCTGCAGTTGAAGAATGCCGATCAGGACCAGATCAAAAGTCATTTGGGAATTTTGGGGCTGAGGACGGTGCTAGAGTTGCGCGGTATCGCCTGTTTTCCCATGGAACCGGTAGCGACGCCTAAAACGATGCGAATTGTGTCTCGTTCTTTTGGCCGTTTGGTGAGTGAGTTGTCGGACATTAAAGAGGCGGTGGCCACTTACACGACCCGGTGTGCTGAAAAGTTAAGGGCTGATGGTTTGCTGGCCAGCCATTTTACCGTCACCCTCCGCACCCGCTACTACCGCAAGGAAGCCTCCTATGCGGCTGCCCGTTCGATCAAGCTGGATCCGCCGACTCACGATACGGCTGTGCTGATTCGTGAAGCCCTGCAGCTAGCTGAGGCAGCTTTTTTGCCTGGATACCACTATCTAAAAGCCAAAGTTATGGCGACTGAGTTAGTTCCAGCCAGTGAAGTGCAGGGCAGCCTATTTGTGTCGCCCCAAGAGACTGAAAAGCGAGACCGCTTGATGCAAACAATGGATCACCTGAATCGCACCCTCAAACCGGATGCGGTTAAGTTTGGCGCAATGGGATTTAACCCTACCTGGAAGATGCGATCGCAATATTTTTCACAACGGTACACCACCCACTGGGAAGAGATGCCAACCGTGAAAATCTGGAGTCAACAGCCCCCACCGGATTTGATCTCGTCATAG
- a CDS encoding CHAT domain-containing protein, which translates to MLALKGGWQGLVRWMLLGCLSFAMAVAIPAGLPLLPGVTSALTVVTVAAAETPQALLRQGMAHYEADQFQAALQQWQQAHQGFTAQSDRWGQALALSYQSLAHQQLGELGQAEHRLTESLHTIEPVEAGAGTPEQMAIYAKVLNTQGKLHWLEGNVEAALAVWQRSEQAYHQAGDTAGVAIAQINQARVLQHLGFNSQAQTVLQQVYQTLQQQPDMALKATGLRHLSGVLRQIGELDTARSLLQNSLSLTPHPDSTGLIFLELGNTEWAIANRLMAIGQQAEAQPHLQAALTAYQQAIDTDNVLSARLNLLRFWIDQGEWTAAIQAVPTVQQAIDPLPPSRTTVYANIHLAESVLKLIQLIPAHEATASAALPSDALHPLAVAERLSAAFKHAQTLADKQAESYALGQLGRVYEQTQQWAEAQSLTEQALFTLETIQAPELQYRWEWQLGRLRQKQHDQPGAIRAYEAAVNSLQRVRNDLLNVNAEVQFSFRDDVEPVYRQYIELLLTSSQAADPQPPQLEQAIQTVDQLQLAEIENYLGCALTQVQRVDQVQDPQAAILYPIVLSDRVAMVAQLPGAATPLTYHETLVPQATLDATLLALQTNLAAPQRTPEVLADAQKVYDWVLRPIEAELSQASVQTLIFVLDGTMRNIPMSVLHDGNQYLIEKGYAVAIAPRLQMFAPRATRPALKVKMGGIGIPQVINETQFPPIAKLREELEGIAQYVDVSEPLMDESFTTDNIRQQLQRGDFSAIHWKTHGVFSSDPQETYIVAYNEQIVAQDLNNLIQIGSRNGARPLELVVLSACETAQGDDRAVLGLAGLATRTGTRSVLSTLWIAQDTPNTDFMIRFYENLSQSDRSIAESVRQAQLALMNEYGYTTPYIWANYVLVGNWL; encoded by the coding sequence ATGCTGGCGTTGAAGGGGGGCTGGCAAGGCCTGGTGCGGTGGATGCTGCTGGGCTGCCTCAGCTTTGCGATGGCAGTGGCCATTCCTGCTGGGTTGCCGTTGCTGCCTGGGGTCACCAGCGCCCTAACGGTAGTAACGGTAGCCGCAGCTGAGACCCCTCAAGCCTTACTGAGGCAGGGCATGGCCCATTATGAAGCCGACCAGTTTCAAGCAGCCCTTCAACAGTGGCAGCAGGCTCATCAGGGCTTTACCGCTCAAAGCGATCGCTGGGGGCAGGCTTTAGCCCTAAGCTACCAGTCTTTAGCCCATCAACAGCTAGGAGAGTTAGGGCAGGCCGAGCACCGCTTAACTGAAAGCCTACACACCATAGAACCTGTAGAGGCAGGGGCGGGTACGCCAGAGCAGATGGCGATTTACGCAAAAGTCTTGAACACCCAAGGCAAGCTGCACTGGTTAGAAGGCAACGTAGAAGCCGCCCTCGCGGTGTGGCAACGCTCAGAGCAGGCCTATCACCAAGCGGGGGATACCGCCGGGGTCGCGATCGCCCAAATCAACCAGGCCAGGGTGTTGCAACATTTAGGGTTCAACAGTCAGGCCCAAACCGTCTTGCAACAGGTATACCAAACCCTGCAGCAACAGCCAGACATGGCACTTAAGGCCACTGGACTGCGCCATCTGAGCGGCGTACTGCGGCAAATAGGCGAGTTAGACACTGCTCGCAGCCTCCTGCAAAACAGCCTATCGTTAACCCCTCACCCCGACAGCACCGGTTTGATCTTCTTGGAGTTGGGCAATACCGAATGGGCCATAGCCAATCGGCTGATGGCCATTGGGCAACAGGCCGAAGCCCAGCCACATTTGCAAGCCGCCCTCACCGCCTATCAGCAAGCGATTGACACCGACAATGTATTGTCGGCGCGGTTAAATTTGCTCCGATTCTGGATCGATCAGGGGGAATGGACGGCAGCCATCCAGGCAGTGCCCACCGTGCAGCAGGCCATTGACCCACTGCCCCCCAGCCGCACCACTGTCTATGCCAACATTCACCTGGCGGAGAGTGTCCTCAAGCTCATCCAACTCATCCCCGCCCATGAAGCGACCGCCAGCGCCGCGTTGCCCTCAGATGCGTTGCACCCCCTAGCGGTTGCCGAACGGCTGTCGGCCGCCTTTAAACACGCCCAAACCCTCGCAGATAAACAGGCTGAGTCCTACGCTTTGGGCCAGTTAGGCCGTGTGTATGAACAGACCCAACAGTGGGCTGAGGCCCAATCTTTAACAGAACAGGCCCTATTCACATTAGAGACGATTCAAGCCCCTGAACTGCAGTATCGCTGGGAATGGCAACTGGGTAGGCTACGGCAAAAACAGCACGACCAACCTGGGGCCATCCGCGCCTATGAGGCTGCTGTCAATAGCCTGCAACGGGTTCGCAACGACCTGCTAAACGTGAATGCAGAGGTTCAGTTTTCATTTCGAGATGATGTTGAACCTGTCTATCGGCAATATATCGAGCTGTTATTGACATCGTCTCAGGCAGCTGACCCCCAACCCCCACAGCTAGAACAAGCGATTCAAACCGTCGATCAACTGCAGTTAGCCGAGATAGAAAATTATTTAGGCTGTGCCTTGACCCAGGTACAGCGCGTTGATCAGGTGCAGGATCCTCAAGCGGCCATTCTTTATCCGATTGTCTTGAGCGATCGCGTGGCGATGGTTGCGCAGCTACCGGGGGCGGCGACCCCCCTCACCTATCATGAGACCTTGGTCCCGCAGGCGACCCTAGACGCCACGCTATTGGCACTACAGACAAACTTAGCTGCACCACAGCGAACCCCCGAGGTGCTGGCAGATGCCCAGAAAGTTTACGACTGGGTGTTGCGCCCCATTGAGGCCGAGCTGAGTCAGGCCTCGGTGCAGACGCTGATATTTGTCTTAGACGGGACGATGCGCAATATTCCCATGTCTGTGCTGCACGATGGGAACCAGTATTTAATCGAAAAGGGCTATGCGGTTGCGATCGCCCCGCGCCTACAAATGTTTGCCCCCAGAGCGACCCGTCCCGCGCTGAAGGTCAAAATGGGCGGCATAGGAATTCCCCAAGTCATCAATGAAACGCAATTTCCACCCATTGCCAAGCTGAGAGAAGAGCTTGAAGGCATCGCTCAATATGTAGACGTGAGCGAGCCACTCATGGATGAATCGTTTACGACCGACAATATTCGTCAGCAGCTGCAAAGGGGCGACTTTTCAGCCATTCATTGGAAAACCCACGGGGTCTTTAGCTCTGACCCCCAGGAGACCTATATCGTCGCCTACAACGAACAAATTGTGGCTCAAGACCTCAATAATTTAATTCAGATCGGAAGTCGAAATGGGGCGCGTCCGTTAGAACTGGTGGTGTTAAGCGCCTGTGAAACGGCCCAAGGGGATGATCGTGCGGTCTTAGGATTAGCCGGGCTGGCCACCAGAACCGGCACGCGTAGTGTGTTATCAACCTTGTGGATCGCTCAAGACACCCCGAACACAGACTTTATGATTCGCTTCTACGAAAATCTATCCCAGTCGGATAGGTCGATCGCGGAAAGTGTGCGGCAGGCACAGCTCGCGCTGATGAATGAGTATGGCTATACAACGCCCTACATTTGGGCAAATTACGTCTTAGTTGGGAATTGGTTGTGA
- a CDS encoding filamentous hemagglutinin N-terminal domain-containing protein codes for MEQTRWWATGATVGLAAIGSLAIAPLTPAQIIPDNTLPTPSSVAPGCTLCTVEGGTQQGGNLFHSFTEFSVPTGGEAVFNNSISIENIFSRVTGDSVSDIDGLLRTNGTANLFLLNPNGIVFGPNAQLDIRGSFTASTADSLIFAEGSTFSATEPEAPPLLTVTLNPGLQLGSNQGAAASQTTLINRGILAVGQDLTLTAGQLDIQGQLHAGGNLSLVGTDSVRLRDSGSQPLVIAAHDQLLVQGTQTLDIFALNHPESGLLSGGDMQLQSETPVIGDAQYWSGGNFQVTTLAGALGNLASPYDPVIRTLGDVAFNAYIGSSLHILAGGSVNIGTLTITQPEVGAPTEGFLQDTVQLSNGAAVAIDGSAQPTLDIRAGVSPEAIGVIGITGVDAGTDIFLEGPTLTAPATRADITVGDVFIPAANGLVLLTNQYQPNPALAGGDITVTGAGAFGDGIDVQGFDTQGGSVILDARNNIFMESGITSSATLTNAGNVALLAQGDILFTEGSSILANGFSGGDILLQSGGTISATGSSVISSNSAATTPSPRRGSITLSADSVRLLGEEVFVVAYTTGVREGSPIVIQARDTVSLDGSSLFTVSDEAATGSSGDVTLTTRRLQMVGGGNASSFALNAGAAGDITITATESVTLEGVSQDGSGPSSLFSNAVPGSQGDAGNISITTPQLRVADGASFLTASFGTGDAGDVFIAADEVVFDGVSTQAGQIRRTGVFTTARDGKGGDIQITGQTLALTNGARLAAITDLLGSGAAGNITLNLTEAIAVDGNTAFGRSSISTNALPGSAGDGGNIEITTRDFSLSNGARLSAETSAPGRGGDITVNSQTFSLGEATQFSASSLGEAGGESGNIMIRTNQFDMRGAGFLFTTTEGRSDAGNIELEIRDRATLSGATTGIFAGTEAPEATGDGGNIRITGPRQISLEDGATIEANSQGTGVGGNIQLAADVLSLNNGATITATTARNQGGNIRLTLQDALLLRNGSLISATAGLAQAGGDGGNITIDASEGFVVAIPTEDSDIVADAFEGQGGNIEITAQGVFGLEPRAQPTAFSDIRASSELGVDGTIQINTLNLDPDQGLVALPSGLLDASQMLAQGCEQAGANASSPGEFYTSGRGGIIPLAEEVLGSDDVLEDLRLPESVPDAAPITEAQGWVVSDTGDIVLTATPNDEAAHRRCWR; via the coding sequence ATGGAACAGACACGCTGGTGGGCGACTGGAGCCACGGTTGGGCTGGCCGCTATCGGGAGTCTTGCGATCGCCCCCCTCACCCCCGCCCAAATCATCCCTGACAATACCCTGCCGACCCCCTCCAGCGTTGCACCGGGCTGCACCCTTTGCACCGTTGAAGGCGGCACCCAGCAAGGTGGCAACCTGTTTCACAGCTTTACTGAGTTCTCGGTACCTACAGGGGGCGAAGCTGTTTTCAACAACTCGATTAGCATCGAGAATATCTTCAGTCGCGTCACGGGCGACTCCGTGTCTGATATCGATGGTCTGCTGCGCACCAACGGCACCGCAAATTTGTTTCTGCTCAATCCCAATGGCATTGTTTTTGGCCCCAATGCCCAGCTCGATATTCGCGGTTCATTCACGGCGAGCACAGCCGATAGCCTGATCTTTGCAGAGGGCTCCACATTTAGCGCCACAGAGCCAGAGGCACCGCCGCTGCTCACCGTCACCCTCAATCCAGGGCTACAGCTTGGCAGCAATCAAGGCGCCGCCGCCAGCCAAACGACCCTGATCAATCGAGGGATCTTAGCGGTGGGCCAAGACCTGACCCTCACCGCAGGTCAATTAGACATCCAAGGGCAGCTCCACGCGGGCGGAAATCTGAGCCTGGTTGGCACCGACAGCGTGCGATTGCGCGACAGCGGCAGTCAGCCGCTAGTGATCGCAGCGCACGACCAGCTGCTGGTGCAAGGGACCCAGACCCTTGATATCTTTGCTCTCAATCATCCCGAGAGCGGGCTGCTCTCGGGGGGAGATATGCAGTTGCAAAGCGAAACCCCAGTCATAGGCGATGCCCAGTACTGGAGTGGAGGCAACTTTCAGGTTACAACCCTGGCGGGGGCTCTAGGAAACCTGGCTAGCCCCTATGACCCAGTGATCCGCACCCTAGGGGATGTTGCTTTTAACGCGTACATCGGCAGTTCTTTACATATTTTGGCCGGGGGCTCAGTTAACATCGGCACCCTCACCATTACCCAGCCCGAAGTCGGAGCCCCGACCGAGGGGTTCTTGCAAGACACGGTTCAGCTCTCTAATGGAGCAGCCGTTGCCATTGATGGCAGCGCCCAACCCACCCTAGACATCCGTGCTGGGGTCAGCCCTGAGGCGATCGGAGTCATCGGCATTACCGGCGTTGACGCCGGCACAGATATTTTTTTAGAAGGCCCCACCCTAACAGCCCCGGCCACCCGCGCCGATATCACAGTGGGAGACGTCTTTATCCCGGCTGCCAATGGGTTAGTGCTGCTCACCAATCAATATCAACCCAATCCCGCACTGGCAGGGGGAGATATCACTGTCACGGGTGCTGGGGCCTTTGGCGATGGGATTGATGTGCAAGGCTTTGACACCCAGGGGGGCAGCGTTATTTTAGATGCCCGCAACAACATTTTTATGGAGAGTGGTATTACGTCATCGGCAACCTTGACCAATGCGGGGAATGTAGCCCTCTTAGCCCAGGGTGACATTCTCTTCACGGAGGGATCGAGTATTTTGGCAAATGGCTTCTCCGGAGGCGATATTCTGTTGCAAAGTGGAGGGACCATTTCAGCTACAGGCAGCAGCGTGATTAGCAGCAACAGTGCTGCAACAACCCCCTCACCTAGACGCGGAAGCATCACGTTATCAGCAGACTCGGTTCGATTACTCGGGGAGGAAGTATTCGTTGTGGCCTATACAACCGGGGTGCGAGAAGGCAGCCCGATAGTGATTCAGGCCCGCGATACCGTGAGCCTTGATGGCAGCTCACTCTTTACTGTCTCCGATGAAGCAGCCACCGGGTCTAGCGGTGATGTCACCCTGACGACCCGCAGGCTGCAAATGGTAGGGGGCGGCAACGCCTCGTCGTTTGCTCTGAACGCAGGCGCGGCTGGCGATATCACCATAACAGCCACAGAGTCGGTCACCTTAGAGGGGGTCAGCCAAGACGGTAGTGGCCCATCCAGTTTGTTTAGCAATGCGGTTCCGGGGTCACAGGGAGATGCGGGCAATATCTCAATCACCACCCCTCAACTGAGGGTGGCCGACGGGGCAAGTTTTTTGACCGCCTCGTTTGGGACGGGCGACGCGGGTGATGTCTTCATTGCCGCTGACGAAGTCGTGTTTGATGGGGTGAGTACCCAGGCAGGGCAGATCAGACGAACAGGTGTCTTCACGACGGCCCGTGACGGCAAGGGGGGAGATATTCAGATTACCGGCCAAACCTTGGCGTTAACGAATGGGGCTCGGCTAGCCGCCATCACTGATTTGTTGGGCAGCGGTGCCGCAGGTAACATCACGCTCAATCTCACGGAGGCGATCGCCGTGGATGGAAACACCGCCTTTGGTCGGAGTTCGATATCTACCAACGCCTTGCCGGGCTCCGCAGGGGATGGGGGCAATATCGAGATTACGACTCGCGATTTCTCCTTATCGAATGGGGCCCGGCTATCAGCGGAGACCTCCGCCCCAGGGCGGGGAGGCGATATTACGGTCAATAGCCAGACGTTTTCTCTCGGTGAGGCGACCCAGTTCAGCGCCTCGTCCCTGGGAGAGGCGGGGGGAGAATCGGGGAATATTATGATCAGGACTAACCAGTTCGATATGCGCGGGGCGGGGTTTCTCTTTACGACCACCGAGGGCCGCTCTGATGCTGGCAATATTGAGCTAGAAATCCGCGATCGCGCGACCCTCTCTGGCGCAACAACCGGCATCTTTGCCGGAACAGAAGCCCCTGAGGCAACCGGAGACGGGGGCAACATTCGCATTACTGGCCCCCGGCAAATCAGCCTCGAAGACGGCGCCACTATCGAAGCGAATAGTCAAGGCACTGGGGTTGGCGGCAACATTCAGCTAGCGGCAGATGTTCTAAGCCTCAATAACGGTGCGACGATCACGGCAACAACGGCCAGAAATCAGGGGGGCAATATTAGGCTAACCCTGCAAGACGCACTGCTGTTGCGCAACGGTAGTCTGATCTCAGCCACAGCAGGGCTGGCCCAGGCAGGCGGTGATGGCGGCAATATTACCATCGATGCGTCAGAGGGCTTTGTGGTGGCCATCCCCACAGAAGATAGTGATATTGTTGCCGATGCGTTTGAGGGGCAAGGGGGCAATATTGAGATCACGGCTCAAGGGGTCTTTGGCCTCGAACCCCGCGCTCAGCCCACGGCATTCAGCGACATTCGGGCCAGTTCTGAGTTAGGGGTAGACGGCACCATTCAAATCAACACCCTCAACCTTGACCCTGACCAGGGGTTGGTCGCTTTACCCTCCGGGCTTTTAGACGCCTCTCAAATGCTGGCGCAAGGCTGTGAGCAGGCCGGTGCAAACGCCTCGTCACCGGGAGAGTTTTACACCTCTGGGCGTGGGGGAATCATCCCGCTGGCAGAAGAGGTTCTCGGCAGCGATGACGTCTTAGAGGATCTGCGCTTGCCTGAATCGGTGCCGGATGCAGCACCGATTACAGAAGCCCAGGGATGGGTTGTGAGTGATACCGGTGATATCGTCCTCACGGCTACCCCAAATGATGAGGCGGCTCACCGCCGATGCTGGCGTTGA
- a CDS encoding DUF928 domain-containing protein: protein MTLQKLPIAIAGTLASSLVLSLLWLPQNAPARTPMAGTTQAPPPPPNAPPPNGTRPGGGLNPDESLCSPLNDGLRALIPAENPVLTTRAYPTVLFYIPAGAEDVQYGEFSLLLWPDEEIRHYETRFTLPASPGIVSITLPEVPEYALAEDQIYRWYFQLHCEDDEDTQPDLTLHGAMQRVALTPERAQQIQAGSPEIWYDALASVADRLQASPQESQLSAQWQELLQLIEAESVGDAQFLGPVLPLEEEE from the coding sequence ATGACCCTTCAGAAGCTACCCATTGCGATCGCAGGTACGTTAGCCAGCAGTCTGGTGCTATCCCTTCTATGGCTTCCTCAAAACGCCCCTGCCCGCACGCCCATGGCAGGAACCACCCAAGCACCCCCGCCTCCCCCCAATGCCCCCCCTCCAAATGGCACCCGACCGGGGGGCGGGCTCAACCCTGATGAGTCTTTGTGCAGTCCTCTCAACGATGGCTTACGGGCACTGATTCCCGCCGAAAATCCTGTCTTGACCACCCGCGCCTATCCTACGGTTTTGTTTTACATTCCCGCGGGTGCTGAAGATGTTCAATACGGTGAGTTTTCTCTGCTGCTTTGGCCCGATGAAGAAATCCGCCATTATGAAACTCGCTTCACCCTACCCGCGTCCCCCGGGATCGTCAGTATCACCCTACCTGAGGTGCCGGAGTATGCGCTGGCAGAAGACCAAATCTATCGCTGGTATTTTCAGCTGCACTGTGAAGACGATGAAGACACCCAACCTGACCTGACCCTGCATGGCGCAATGCAGCGAGTGGCCCTGACACCCGAACGGGCACAACAAATCCAGGCAGGGTCTCCAGAGATTTGGTACGACGCCCTGGCAAGCGTTGCAGATCGCCTACAAGCCTCTCCCCAAGAGAGTCAGCTATCCGCTCAATGGCAGGAACTACTGCAGCTGATTGAGGCAGAATCTGTCGGAGACGCTCAATTTTTGGGACCTGTTTTGCCCCTAGAAGAGGAGGAATAG